The proteins below come from a single Candidatus Neomarinimicrobiota bacterium genomic window:
- a CDS encoding MotA/TolQ/ExbB proton channel family protein, whose amino-acid sequence MDIASLIGILAGVGVIVHALATGAAPPESFYSLPSIEIVLGGTIAATLLSFPIKEVLRITKITVIIFKKGTTDTLGPYVNEIVELSRSARMGVSELEKNKDALSNYFLKDGVQMIINGYTEPEIRDIMESRIENREIREKWEENVLRTMGRFAPGFGMMGTLIGLIGMLVSMGGEADPSKTIGPNMAVALITTFYGVLLANLFFNPMAEKFKSRIEQQTVLQNMVIEGVVLLYQKKHPLVVREKLNSFIPPSEWEQDAEAGGEKS is encoded by the coding sequence GTGCATGCGCTTGCAACCGGTGCAGCACCGCCGGAATCGTTCTATAGTCTACCAAGTATCGAAATTGTTCTCGGAGGAACGATCGCAGCTACACTTTTATCGTTTCCGATTAAGGAAGTTTTAAGAATAACTAAAATTACGGTAATAATATTTAAAAAGGGGACGACCGACACTCTCGGACCGTACGTAAATGAGATCGTCGAATTATCCCGATCAGCGCGCATGGGGGTGTCTGAACTCGAAAAGAACAAAGACGCTCTCAGCAATTATTTCTTAAAAGACGGTGTCCAGATGATCATAAACGGGTACACAGAACCCGAGATCCGCGATATAATGGAATCACGGATCGAGAACAGGGAAATCCGTGAGAAGTGGGAAGAAAACGTTTTAAGAACGATGGGTAGGTTTGCGCCCGGATTCGGTATGATGGGAACACTCATAGGTCTTATCGGTATGCTTGTCAGCATGGGCGGTGAAGCAGATCCTTCTAAAACGATCGGTCCGAACATGGCTGTGGCTCTTATAACTACATTTTACGGCGTGCTGCTTGCGAATTTGTTTTTTAATCCTATGGCCGAAAAATTCAAATCAAGAATTGAGCAGCAAACCGTTCTTCAAAACATGGTAATCGAAGGTGTTGTACTTTTGTACCAGAAAAAGCATCCCCTTGTTGTGCGCGAGAAACTGAATTCATTCATTCCCCCGAGTGAATGGGAACAGGATGCTGAAGCCGGAGGAGAGAAAAGCTAA